CGTCCTCCAAGAGGTGCGTGCGCTGACGCGCATTAAGGAGCCCGCACGGTTCATTCCCCGCCTCCAAGAGCTCTGTGCCGCACATGGGGTCGCAGTGGTCATCGCCCGGGCTCCCAGTGGGTGTCGTGCGAGCGGTGCAACGATGTGGGTGGCACCGGATAAGGCGCTGCTTCTCCTCAGTATGCGTTTCCTCACAGATGACCATTTCTGGTTCACGTTCTTTCATGAAGCAGCGCATCTCCTGCTGCATCGAAACAGGGAGTTAATCCTCGAAGGCGTCGGAGAGTCTGTCGATGATGACGAAGAGGCTAACCTCTTCGAGACTCACATCGAAGAGGAAGCCAATCGCTTTGCTGCAGAAACTTTGATCCCTCTCGAACATGAAGCCGTATTTAAACGTCTCGGCCAGGATGCGATCCGTGTAATTCGTTTCGCGACGCAGATAGGCATCGCGCCAGGCATCGTCGTGGGGCAACTGCATTTTCGCGGGCTCGTCCAACGCAATCGCCTGAACAAGCTTCGCCGTCGGTACTTGTGGACTGAGTGACGGAACAGCAAGAAGGACGCAAGCTGCATGAGGATCGCAACCCGCTTACTCGCCTACCCGTCAAGTTAGCCTCGAAACCCTCTAAACTTTGTGGGAGCTTTCTGCCAGTTGCAAATTGCATCCTCAAGCGCTTGCATGCCTACCCCCAGATAGCCATCTAATTCTACGAACATCTGCTCCAGCGCAACCCACGAAGTACGAACCGATATGTCGTCGTTGAGCAGGAGGCGTGCACCTGTGAGTGGACCTGTAGCACCTCGCAAATAGGGCGAGCCGGGAGAAATGGACGCTAGGCCGAGCTTCCCCACCATAGTGAGATAGTCGAAGCGGGCAGTGCGTCCGAAGCTAGCCACGTCGTTCATCGACACATATAGCACGTCAAAGGCTTGGGATCCGTTGTAGCTCGCACAAGATAGCGCGCTTTGTATGAGCGCATCGTGTGATCCCGTTTTTAGGACCCATTTCACATAAGTTTCGACCGCTGCGCCGGTGCCGCGCGGCGAATGGGCATCGAGGCTTTCACGCTTGCGATGGTTACCGAATCCGCAACCCGGCCTTCGTAAATGCGCCTGGTTTGCGTCCAGCCACGCGCGAAATGCCGGTGGATCTTGACTGATCGTCACCCAGTTCCATTGACCGCCCTGTCCGAGTCGACCGTAAACTTCGCGCGAATACCTCCACTGGCCTCGCGCATGTTGACCGAAGTGCACGAACAGAAAGACGAGCCAGAAAGCTTCGTCGCGATTCCCTGCTCGCAGTTGCATGATCGCCGCGAGCAATGGATTGAAGTGTGGCGTATCCGGGTCCGCGAAGTCTGGTCCTAGCGGTCGCCGCATCATCACTCTCGGATATGAAATACGATGCAAGCTCTCTACTAGCTGAAACACCAAAGTATTACGGCGCAGAGGATCAGCAATTCCTCGCAACGTTTTTCCGGTCTCACGTTCAAAGGTTTCGATGCCGCCGAACAGCGCGGTCGCGCGCTCGATGTCCTTTGGTCGAATCATGTGTCGACTACGGTCATGATTCTTGTCGCCGAAGCAATCCATGCGCGAATTGCATGCACTACTTCGCGTGTTACCCCGAAACTACTCTGTAGGTTGTGGTTGTATCCCAGCACCAACACGCTCCGACCTAGCGGAATGTCGCCTATGCGGGCAAGTATTCCGTGATACGCCACGCCGGCGACCCCTTCGCCCCCTTGACGCGGGAGCGTCCACTCT
The sequence above is drawn from the Gemmatimonas aurantiaca genome and encodes:
- a CDS encoding ImmA/IrrE family metallo-endopeptidase yields the protein MAEFAKRVELPVDDVSALLEGRLAISLGLARRLESEIGASVAFWLARDNDYQQDAARRAGRTPRDERWLAELPIADMLRFGWITPRPAAGEEMDACLQFFGVPDVESWQEHYAPVVSQAAYRTSLSFDARPASVAAWLRQGERVAAGIPCGSWNPEGFRAVLQEVRALTRIKEPARFIPRLQELCAAHGVAVVIARAPSGCRASGATMWVAPDKALLLLSMRFLTDDHFWFTFFHEAAHLLLHRNRELILEGVGESVDDDEEANLFETHIEEEANRFAAETLIPLEHEAVFKRLGQDAIRVIRFATQIGIAPGIVVGQLHFRGLVQRNRLNKLRRRYLWTE